From the genome of Thermogutta terrifontis, one region includes:
- the dnaB gene encoding replicative DNA helicase, translating into MATEASRQERGTQGPLGELAGRVPPHSVEAERAVLGSVLLDPRTLDDVATVLVPEDFYVDAHRRIYARLLEMHAANRTIDLMLLVEELRRHGEFETVGGAPYLAEIAQSVAVASHAVYYAEIVRNHAFLRALIQAGTDIVRDAFDLSLEPREILNRAEERILAVRDRRSTGDVVPVSDVLFEAFQMIDRRMQGEATGVPTGFTDLDKLTGGLHDSELIILAARPSMGKTALATNIAEHVSVDAGLTTLFVSLEMSRLELIQRMLCSRGKINGHKFRSGFLSAEDREKLVRAAGELSRGKLLIDDSPSRTVTEIAAVARRLKRREGLRLIVIDYLQLIEPDNPKDPRQEQVAKITRRLKTLARELKIPILCLAQLNRQTEVVKDNRPRLSHLRESGAIEQDADVVMFVHREEYYHTREEAQARGLCGLAEVIVAKQRNGPVGDVKLVWREEFTRFENAAPAEYSEVAYGDFAEDAPF; encoded by the coding sequence GTGGCGACTGAGGCTTCACGGCAGGAACGAGGCACACAAGGCCCGCTGGGGGAGCTGGCGGGGCGTGTTCCCCCTCATAGTGTTGAGGCGGAAAGGGCTGTGCTGGGGAGCGTCTTGCTTGACCCGCGGACGCTGGACGATGTGGCCACAGTGCTCGTGCCAGAAGACTTTTATGTGGACGCCCATCGGCGGATTTATGCTCGGCTCCTCGAGATGCACGCGGCGAACCGCACAATCGACCTGATGCTCCTGGTCGAAGAGTTGCGGCGGCACGGGGAATTCGAAACAGTTGGCGGGGCCCCATATCTCGCAGAAATTGCCCAGTCCGTAGCGGTGGCTAGCCATGCTGTCTACTACGCAGAAATAGTGCGCAACCACGCGTTTCTGCGAGCATTGATTCAAGCCGGTACGGACATCGTGCGTGACGCATTCGATTTGAGTCTCGAGCCGCGGGAAATCCTCAATCGTGCCGAAGAGCGGATCCTGGCAGTTCGTGACCGCCGATCCACAGGGGATGTCGTGCCGGTGAGCGACGTGCTCTTTGAGGCGTTTCAAATGATCGACCGGCGCATGCAGGGTGAGGCTACCGGGGTGCCGACGGGCTTCACCGATCTCGACAAACTGACCGGGGGCCTGCACGATTCCGAGCTCATCATTCTGGCTGCCCGGCCAAGTATGGGGAAAACAGCCCTCGCCACGAATATTGCGGAGCATGTGTCGGTGGACGCGGGCTTGACAACGCTTTTCGTCAGCCTGGAAATGTCTCGCTTGGAATTGATTCAGCGAATGCTTTGCTCGCGGGGAAAAATAAACGGGCATAAGTTTCGCAGTGGTTTTCTTTCCGCGGAAGACAGGGAAAAACTTGTCCGAGCCGCCGGTGAACTGAGCCGCGGAAAGTTGCTCATCGATGACTCGCCAAGCCGTACGGTAACCGAAATCGCTGCGGTAGCCAGACGCCTCAAACGACGCGAGGGCTTGCGACTCATTGTCATCGACTATTTGCAATTGATCGAGCCAGATAACCCCAAGGATCCCCGTCAGGAACAGGTGGCAAAAATCACGCGGCGTCTCAAAACTCTCGCCCGGGAACTGAAAATTCCTATTTTGTGCCTCGCCCAGCTCAATCGTCAGACGGAAGTTGTCAAAGACAACCGGCCCCGATTGAGTCATCTTCGCGAGTCGGGCGCCATCGAGCAGGACGCCGACGTGGTGATGTTTGTCCATCGCGAAGAGTATTACCACACCCGAGAGGAAGCCCAAGCTCGGGGATTGTGCGGGTTGGCTGAGGTGATTGTGGCCAAGCAGCGTAATGGTCCGGTCGGGGATGTGAAACTTGTCTGGCGTGAGGAATTCACGCGATTCGAAAATGCAGCCCCTGCTGAGTATAGCGAAGTTGCCTACGGCGACTTTGCGGAGGATGCCCCATTTTAG
- a CDS encoding SAM-dependent methyltransferase has product MKRPLTILLWVCWIGWSWSVFAELPRSSLYLVGVGPGDPDLITLRAVEAIRHADVIYCTDGLEKKFSDYLTGKQVITGYWRLFEYYGQDINSLPEAEQPRARALAEKRNAFISQVRQAVGQGKVVAILDSGDPLIYGPWAWCLEEFTDLNPVVVPGVSCFNAGNAALRRGVTNAPKTKSVILTANDWPGKTDTVESLSVHRATMVIFTMRAEFDYFIEKLKTHYPPDTPVAIVKYAGYQEKEDVIEGTLATIRDKVDPKSLPFEYLIYVGDFLTYRQKSPATTSVSNAPAMQSVSSGASVSTH; this is encoded by the coding sequence ATGAAAAGACCGCTGACAATTTTGTTGTGGGTGTGCTGGATCGGTTGGAGCTGGAGCGTTTTCGCCGAGCTTCCCCGAAGTTCCCTTTACCTGGTCGGAGTTGGGCCTGGTGATCCGGATCTCATCACGCTGCGGGCAGTGGAAGCCATCCGCCATGCCGACGTAATCTACTGCACCGACGGATTGGAAAAGAAATTCTCCGATTATTTGACCGGAAAGCAGGTTATCACGGGTTACTGGCGACTTTTTGAGTACTATGGGCAGGACATCAACTCACTTCCCGAGGCGGAGCAACCGCGCGCCCGGGCTCTGGCGGAGAAAAGGAACGCGTTCATCTCGCAGGTGCGGCAGGCCGTCGGCCAGGGAAAAGTGGTGGCCATTCTCGATAGTGGGGACCCTCTCATTTACGGGCCATGGGCCTGGTGTCTGGAAGAGTTTACCGATCTAAACCCGGTGGTTGTACCGGGAGTGAGTTGTTTCAACGCTGGTAATGCCGCGCTTCGCCGAGGCGTCACGAACGCCCCGAAAACCAAATCGGTGATCCTCACCGCTAACGATTGGCCAGGAAAAACAGATACGGTGGAAAGTCTCTCCGTCCATCGAGCCACCATGGTCATTTTCACGATGCGTGCGGAGTTCGACTACTTCATTGAGAAGCTCAAAACCCATTATCCGCCGGACACGCCTGTGGCTATCGTCAAATACGCTGGCTATCAGGAGAAGGAGGACGTGATCGAGGGCACACTCGCCACGATCCGGGACAAAGTGGATCCGAAATCTCTGCCCTTTGAGTATTTAATCTACGTTGGTGATTTTCTCACCTATCGGCAGAAGTCTCCTGCCACCACGTCGGTGTCAAATGCACCGGCAATGCAATCGGTGAGCAGTGGGGCGAGTGTATCAACGCACTGA
- a CDS encoding hydrolase, translating into MSEPTRIPPRSPELMSPQDTGLLVIDVQEKLVPHIHDHQKVVWNIRRLLDAARILGIRILATEQYPKGLGPTVSPLRERLGPIPEKLMFSCRECWSLFEEAEQAGLSRLLVCGIETHVCVQQTVLDFLASGWRVYVAADAVGSRHRIDYEIALRRMELAGAVITTTEAALFEWCIRAGTAEFKQISQLAREFPPGESAAVS; encoded by the coding sequence ATGTCAGAACCGACGAGAATTCCTCCTCGAAGCCCGGAGTTGATGTCTCCCCAGGACACTGGTCTCCTGGTCATTGATGTCCAGGAAAAGCTCGTCCCCCATATCCACGATCATCAAAAGGTGGTCTGGAACATCAGGCGGCTTCTCGATGCCGCGAGGATTCTTGGTATTCGCATCCTGGCAACGGAACAGTACCCCAAGGGCCTGGGGCCAACGGTATCGCCGCTGCGGGAACGACTCGGGCCAATTCCGGAAAAACTCATGTTCAGTTGCCGGGAATGCTGGTCACTCTTCGAAGAAGCAGAACAAGCGGGGCTGAGCCGTCTCCTCGTCTGCGGCATCGAGACGCATGTGTGCGTTCAGCAAACGGTGCTGGACTTTCTTGCGTCAGGCTGGCGGGTGTACGTCGCGGCAGATGCGGTGGGATCGCGGCACCGAATAGATTACGAGATCGCTCTGCGCCGGATGGAGTTGGCGGGCGCCGTCATCACAACTACGGAGGCCGCGCTGTTTGAATGGTGCATTCGCGCGGGGACTGCCGAATTCAAACAGATCAGCCAGCTGGCGCGCGAATTTCCGCCAGGCGAATCTGCCGCAGTATCCTGA
- a CDS encoding M16 family metallopeptidase — translation MTMKTLGQLNVVRHGRFWLFLGLSVIAMVSMNTLGMSQSPSETDDGVPTITKRQVYPQGVTVAELSNGLTIIVQENHTVQAATVRCYVRYTGSVYEAEHMGAGLSHVLEHVVAGGTTTKRTEKEIAAIIDRFGGKTNAYTTTNFTCYYIDCPARHVKEVIELLADSMQRVAFEPKEFERELKVVKQELADGEVSRSRVLWKLLNQTLYLVHPARHPVIGYLDVLNHTSNEAIIQFYRARYTPNNQVFVVVGDVQTDAVIQQIAEQYRGIPRAAETYIPLEEEPAQLSPRRAVREMEGDATDIAIAWPTVKLTDPDLYPLDVLADILARGESSRLVRRLQREKPLALRVDAASATPEYVRGWFGILATCPPENYEEVRRIILEEVYRLRDELVPENELARAKKKKVSDWIFERESLQATAESLARSYLATGDPLFDKLYTERIQSVTSEQLREVARKYFVPDRLNEVVIAPLGRAPKTASEGMQSEESDIRLVRLPNGLRVLVKRQARLPIVTMQVAILGGNLLDTPETAGRTALLAGMLDKGTRHYTADQIAELFDDLDARVGFLPSRNTVVASLNILKENFAKAGDLVTECLLEPRFDEGEFAKVKKLVLDAIAQRSAIPQAEAQELFADLLPADSPYHILIGGKRETVERLSLDDIKQYHRVLLNPANMVVAVFGDINPDEAVRLVEKWYGQLSPPADAPKISFDRNNAIPQVVTGHKQVQKPTAVLVMGYPGPSIRDEADYTAMMVLDTIMSGYDYPGGWLHEELRGAGLVYGVHALQLTGPAPGYFVIMAQTRPETLAEVVQRVLKNVEKAKQGEITEEEFERAKELLISYHAQQNITIAARATQAALDELYGLGYDYDKKFDERVKAVTLEDVKRVARKYFGPFVLATVSPAQSFELPTSQNR, via the coding sequence ATGACGATGAAAACACTGGGTCAATTGAACGTGGTGCGGCACGGACGGTTTTGGTTGTTTCTCGGTCTCAGCGTGATCGCAATGGTGAGTATGAACACTCTTGGAATGTCCCAATCTCCATCGGAAACTGACGACGGTGTCCCCACAATCACAAAGCGTCAGGTTTACCCGCAGGGTGTGACAGTGGCGGAACTCTCTAATGGGCTGACCATCATCGTCCAGGAGAACCACACGGTACAGGCAGCGACCGTGCGGTGTTATGTCAGGTACACCGGAAGCGTTTACGAAGCCGAACATATGGGGGCGGGACTCAGCCACGTTCTGGAACATGTTGTGGCCGGTGGAACCACAACTAAGCGGACGGAGAAGGAGATCGCCGCGATCATCGACCGATTTGGGGGCAAGACCAACGCGTATACCACCACGAATTTCACCTGCTATTACATCGATTGTCCAGCACGCCACGTCAAGGAAGTCATCGAATTGCTGGCTGATTCCATGCAGCGGGTGGCATTCGAACCCAAGGAATTTGAGCGAGAACTGAAGGTCGTCAAGCAAGAGCTGGCCGACGGGGAAGTCAGCCGCTCCCGCGTGCTCTGGAAATTGCTCAATCAAACACTCTATTTGGTGCACCCAGCCCGACATCCGGTTATCGGATATCTGGACGTTCTCAATCACACGAGCAACGAGGCCATCATCCAGTTCTATCGGGCCCGTTACACCCCCAATAATCAGGTCTTTGTCGTGGTGGGCGATGTTCAGACGGATGCCGTCATTCAGCAGATCGCAGAACAGTATCGCGGAATTCCCCGTGCCGCGGAGACATACATCCCGTTGGAAGAGGAACCGGCGCAACTGAGTCCGCGGCGAGCTGTTCGGGAGATGGAAGGAGACGCCACGGACATTGCCATCGCCTGGCCCACTGTGAAGTTGACCGATCCCGACCTTTATCCCCTCGATGTTCTGGCGGATATCCTGGCCCGCGGCGAATCGTCACGCCTGGTTCGGCGGTTGCAACGAGAGAAGCCCCTCGCTCTCCGCGTCGATGCAGCCAGTGCGACGCCGGAGTATGTCCGAGGATGGTTTGGAATCCTGGCGACCTGTCCGCCAGAAAATTATGAGGAAGTCCGACGCATCATTCTCGAAGAAGTGTATCGTCTTCGCGATGAACTGGTTCCCGAGAATGAACTTGCCCGGGCCAAAAAGAAAAAAGTTTCCGATTGGATCTTCGAAAGAGAGAGTCTGCAGGCCACCGCGGAAAGTCTTGCACGAAGCTATCTCGCCACCGGCGATCCGCTCTTCGACAAGCTCTATACAGAACGCATTCAATCGGTCACCAGTGAGCAACTTCGGGAAGTGGCACGCAAGTATTTCGTTCCGGATCGGCTCAACGAAGTCGTCATTGCGCCATTGGGACGCGCACCCAAAACCGCATCCGAGGGCATGCAAAGCGAAGAATCAGACATACGACTCGTTCGTTTGCCGAATGGATTGCGCGTGCTGGTCAAGCGGCAGGCCCGATTGCCGATCGTCACCATGCAGGTGGCCATTCTTGGCGGCAATCTCCTGGATACGCCCGAAACGGCAGGCAGAACGGCACTGCTTGCGGGAATGCTCGACAAGGGGACTCGCCACTACACGGCGGACCAGATTGCCGAACTGTTCGACGACCTGGATGCCCGCGTGGGCTTTCTCCCTAGTCGCAACACGGTTGTCGCCAGTCTGAACATTTTGAAAGAGAATTTCGCGAAGGCGGGAGACCTGGTGACGGAATGTTTGCTGGAACCCCGATTTGATGAGGGTGAATTTGCCAAAGTCAAGAAACTGGTCTTGGATGCGATCGCTCAGCGAAGTGCGATTCCACAGGCGGAAGCGCAGGAGCTTTTCGCGGACTTACTTCCAGCAGATTCACCTTATCACATTCTGATCGGTGGAAAGCGGGAAACTGTGGAGCGACTCTCGCTGGATGACATCAAGCAGTACCATCGAGTGCTGCTCAATCCAGCGAACATGGTCGTCGCGGTGTTCGGTGATATCAATCCCGACGAAGCGGTGCGCCTGGTAGAGAAGTGGTACGGTCAGCTCTCACCGCCCGCAGATGCCCCCAAGATCAGTTTCGATCGCAATAACGCCATACCCCAGGTTGTTACCGGACACAAGCAAGTCCAGAAACCGACGGCCGTGCTGGTGATGGGGTATCCCGGGCCGAGCATTCGCGATGAGGCAGACTACACCGCGATGATGGTCCTCGACACGATCATGTCGGGATATGATTACCCGGGCGGCTGGTTGCATGAGGAACTTCGCGGGGCAGGGCTGGTTTACGGAGTCCATGCCCTTCAATTGACCGGGCCGGCACCGGGTTACTTCGTGATCATGGCTCAAACGAGACCGGAGACACTGGCTGAGGTGGTTCAGCGGGTGCTGAAGAATGTGGAGAAGGCCAAACAGGGCGAGATCACTGAGGAGGAGTTCGAGCGGGCGAAAGAATTGCTCATCTCCTACCATGCTCAGCAGAACATCACCATCGCAGCGCGGGCCACCCAGGCTGCGCTCGATGAACTGTACGGGCTTGGATATGACTACGACAAGAAATTTGATGAGCGGGTCAAGGCGGTGACGCTGGAGGATGTCAAACGAGTCGCCAGGAAATACTTTGGCCCATTCGTGCTGGCAACCGTTTCACCCGCACAGTCATTTGAGCTTCCCACCTCGCAAAACCGGTAG
- a CDS encoding glycosyltransferase family 2 protein, whose product MHRPPISVVIPCKDEEHHLAACVQSVLGWADEILIADSGSTDKTLAIAHDFCTAHPRLCRLIQREFISFGSFKGWAVNQCRHDWVLVLDADERMTPALRREIDKVLSKSDCPDAFLVGFDHYYLGYRIRHGAWNHKVVRLFRKSVANYDAGAIHEKVVVSTGRVGILQGRLEHWTCTCLDRWYQKKNRYSTVGALEKWKRGKRARLWDLTLRPITAFVKSFIVKMGFLDGMGGFLVAVDNAVTTFQTYLKLWAIAHPRTAELTRGSSAAENDAFAHLPKRSDVTFDTGIGADSSSRVELAHS is encoded by the coding sequence ATGCATCGGCCACCGATCAGCGTGGTCATCCCCTGTAAAGACGAGGAGCACCACTTAGCGGCGTGCGTCCAATCTGTACTCGGCTGGGCAGATGAAATCCTGATCGCGGACAGCGGTTCGACTGACAAAACACTGGCCATCGCTCACGATTTCTGCACTGCGCATCCCCGATTGTGTCGGTTAATCCAGCGCGAATTCATCAGCTTTGGCTCGTTCAAAGGCTGGGCGGTCAACCAGTGTCGGCACGATTGGGTTCTTGTCCTGGACGCCGATGAACGGATGACACCGGCGTTGCGTCGGGAAATTGACAAAGTGCTTTCAAAAAGCGATTGTCCAGACGCATTTCTCGTAGGATTTGACCACTATTACCTCGGCTATCGCATCAGGCACGGAGCTTGGAATCACAAGGTTGTCCGCCTGTTTCGAAAATCCGTCGCCAATTACGACGCAGGGGCCATCCACGAAAAAGTTGTGGTTTCGACAGGCAGAGTTGGCATCTTGCAAGGGCGCCTTGAGCACTGGACATGCACCTGTTTGGACAGGTGGTATCAAAAGAAGAACCGATACTCCACTGTAGGGGCTTTGGAAAAGTGGAAGCGGGGCAAACGTGCGCGATTGTGGGACTTGACGTTGCGTCCGATCACGGCCTTTGTCAAGTCGTTCATAGTCAAAATGGGGTTTCTGGATGGGATGGGCGGTTTTCTTGTCGCTGTTGATAATGCCGTCACCACTTTTCAAACTTACCTGAAACTTTGGGCGATCGCACATCCGCGTACAGCAGAACTAACACGCGGAAGTTCGGCAGCCGAGAACGATGCCTTCGCACACCTTCCGAAACGGTCTGACGTCACTTTCGATACAGGAATCGGTGCGGATTCATCCTCGCGTGTTGAATTGGCCCATTCTTGA
- the waaF gene encoding lipopolysaccharide heptosyltransferase II produces MNICLFLPNWLGDLVMAVPAIRAIRARFGPGARIVGITRPNLAGLLSGSNWINEFWYYDPRTDDPRFDTFATIQRLRTVRWDQAILFTNSLRTALLAVAGGIPERIGYARDGRAALLTHALPVPRDGGQIRRVPMVDYYLGLARAIGADSDDRRLELPLSLWGEVCADRVWKDLNLPTHGPVIAMHVGGAFGASKCWPPAHFVELARRIVTSTPAWVLFVCGHREREVVRRIAREVSHPKVVSMADQPLDLQTLKSCLHRCTAMVSTDSGPRHMAAALGKPVVTLFGPTWPVVTANPTVESIDLQVSLDCVPCGQPRCPLGHHRCMEELSPDMVFQAVLPYISRTQFRSVA; encoded by the coding sequence ATGAACATTTGCCTGTTTCTTCCCAATTGGCTGGGTGATTTGGTCATGGCTGTGCCCGCCATTCGGGCCATTCGCGCCAGATTTGGCCCCGGGGCAAGAATCGTCGGTATTACGCGTCCCAATCTGGCTGGGCTACTCTCGGGATCTAACTGGATCAACGAATTCTGGTATTACGATCCACGAACAGATGATCCTCGTTTTGATACCTTCGCCACCATCCAAAGACTGCGAACTGTTCGTTGGGACCAAGCGATCCTATTCACGAACAGCCTGAGAACGGCTCTGCTGGCCGTGGCTGGAGGAATTCCAGAACGAATCGGTTATGCTCGGGATGGTCGCGCTGCACTTTTGACGCACGCGTTGCCGGTGCCGCGGGATGGGGGACAAATCCGGCGGGTACCGATGGTGGACTATTATCTCGGACTGGCCCGGGCAATTGGCGCGGACAGCGACGATCGGCGCCTGGAACTTCCATTGAGCCTCTGGGGGGAAGTGTGCGCCGATCGAGTTTGGAAAGACCTGAACCTGCCCACTCACGGGCCTGTGATCGCCATGCACGTGGGGGGCGCGTTTGGAGCATCCAAATGCTGGCCGCCCGCTCATTTCGTCGAGCTTGCCCGCCGCATCGTGACCAGTACGCCCGCGTGGGTGCTCTTTGTTTGTGGTCACCGCGAACGCGAAGTCGTTCGCCGCATCGCCAGGGAAGTGTCCCACCCCAAAGTCGTTTCAATGGCAGATCAACCTCTGGATTTGCAGACGCTCAAATCGTGTCTTCACCGTTGTACGGCAATGGTTTCTACCGATAGCGGTCCCCGCCATATGGCGGCTGCGTTGGGCAAGCCGGTCGTCACCCTCTTTGGTCCGACCTGGCCGGTGGTAACGGCAAATCCGACCGTGGAATCGATCGACCTCCAAGTCTCGCTGGACTGCGTCCCCTGCGGGCAGCCGCGTTGCCCGTTAGGCCATCACCGTTGTATGGAGGAGTTATCACCGGATATGGTGTTCCAGGCTGTTTTGCCATACATCAGCCGGACACAATTTCGAAGCGTGGCGTGA
- a CDS encoding lysophospholipid acyltransferase family protein has product MSHLTRFGHYLVCVIVRWLIILAQAVPLQVGNALARALAWLFTRVLRVRYQVADDNLRHAFPSLSPEARRDLIERMWHHLFLMVMEVAHTPRVLHEENWRRFVDLKNVRELVKRLLEDRPVILVTGHFGNFEFGGYMLGLLGFPTHTVARTLDNPFLDRFVNAFRSARGQHIIPRVGGAEQIEAVLQAGGTMAFLADQSAGRKGCFVQFFGRPASTYKAIGLLSLQYDAPIAVVYVKRLGQPMRFEMGVKAILDPREVTVRDPVTFITQWYTTQLEEIIRESPEQYWWIHRRWKEQPRVKRCAAPEDVTENEVDGELARNVA; this is encoded by the coding sequence ATGAGTCATTTGACACGTTTTGGTCATTATCTTGTGTGTGTGATTGTGCGATGGCTGATCATTCTGGCCCAGGCTGTGCCGCTGCAGGTGGGAAACGCTCTTGCCCGTGCACTCGCCTGGCTGTTTACGCGGGTGCTTCGCGTGCGCTACCAGGTGGCCGATGATAACCTCCGCCACGCGTTTCCATCGCTTTCGCCCGAAGCGAGAAGAGACTTAATCGAGCGAATGTGGCACCATCTTTTTTTGATGGTGATGGAAGTGGCTCATACTCCGCGTGTGCTTCACGAGGAGAACTGGCGCCGGTTTGTGGATCTCAAGAACGTCCGGGAATTGGTGAAAAGACTTCTCGAGGATCGGCCTGTCATTCTCGTCACCGGTCATTTTGGCAATTTTGAATTCGGCGGGTATATGCTGGGTTTGCTCGGCTTTCCCACGCACACGGTGGCAAGAACCCTCGACAACCCTTTCTTGGACCGATTCGTTAACGCCTTCCGTTCGGCCAGGGGACAGCACATCATTCCGCGAGTCGGTGGGGCAGAGCAAATCGAGGCTGTTCTGCAGGCCGGCGGCACAATGGCCTTTTTGGCCGACCAGAGCGCTGGGCGAAAAGGATGCTTCGTCCAATTCTTCGGTCGGCCCGCGTCTACTTATAAGGCTATCGGGCTGCTCTCCCTACAGTACGACGCACCCATTGCGGTCGTGTACGTGAAAAGGCTGGGTCAGCCGATGCGTTTTGAGATGGGAGTCAAAGCGATTCTGGATCCGCGGGAGGTCACAGTCCGGGACCCTGTCACTTTCATCACCCAGTGGTACACGACGCAGCTCGAAGAGATTATTCGGGAATCTCCCGAGCAATACTGGTGGATTCACCGACGGTGGAAGGAACAGCCTCGGGTTAAGAGATGCGCTGCTCCCGAGGACGTCACTGAAAACGAAGTTGATGGTGAATTGGCCCGCAACGTGGCCTGA
- a CDS encoding uroporphyrinogen decarboxylase family protein translates to MTPRQRVLTALEHKEPDRVPIDFGGHRSSGIAAIAYARLRKFLGLPDRPIRVYDPIQQLAVIDEDILDLFHVDTIELGRAFAQEPEYWVDWVLPDGTPCQMPSWAVPERRDNEWVLRGPRGRILGRMPDGALYFEQCYWPFAEKDNPDMAAEALKDTIWCGIPSPPGPIVEGPGGLERLQKGARSLRQKTDRAILYLFGGNLLECGQFLYRNDNFYMLLAGDRSRAERVLDRLTEAHLANLERVLPVLDGLIDIIVFGDDLGMQTGPQISPKMYRELFKPRHAAMWKRAEELADVKVMLHCCGGVRELLDDLIDAGLDAINPVQISCKGMDPEGLKRDFGRRITFWGGGCDTHQTLAFGTPAQIKEHVRQLIQILAPGGGFVFQQVHNILADVPPENIVAMFEAAYEFGAYESLKNAQSKVVSRSA, encoded by the coding sequence ATGACACCTCGACAACGCGTGCTCACGGCCCTGGAACATAAGGAACCGGATCGGGTACCGATTGACTTTGGGGGACATCGTTCTTCGGGCATTGCCGCGATTGCCTATGCCCGCCTGCGAAAATTCCTGGGACTTCCGGATCGCCCCATCCGGGTCTATGACCCTATTCAGCAACTTGCGGTTATCGATGAGGATATTCTCGACCTCTTTCACGTGGACACCATCGAGCTGGGGCGAGCCTTTGCGCAGGAACCCGAGTACTGGGTGGACTGGGTGTTGCCCGATGGAACCCCCTGTCAGATGCCCAGTTGGGCAGTGCCCGAACGGCGTGACAACGAGTGGGTCCTGCGTGGGCCGAGGGGACGTATTCTCGGCCGAATGCCCGATGGGGCCCTTTACTTCGAGCAGTGTTACTGGCCGTTTGCCGAGAAAGACAATCCTGATATGGCGGCAGAGGCCCTGAAAGACACAATCTGGTGTGGAATCCCTTCGCCTCCCGGTCCCATTGTGGAAGGACCGGGCGGGCTGGAGCGCCTGCAAAAAGGGGCGAGAAGCCTTCGGCAGAAAACGGATCGGGCGATCCTCTATCTGTTCGGCGGAAACCTCCTGGAATGTGGGCAATTTCTGTATCGAAACGACAATTTTTACATGCTCCTGGCGGGAGACCGATCCCGGGCAGAACGGGTTCTGGATCGGCTCACCGAGGCACATCTGGCCAATCTGGAACGGGTTCTGCCCGTGCTCGACGGCTTGATCGACATTATTGTTTTCGGAGACGATCTCGGGATGCAGACGGGACCGCAGATCTCCCCGAAAATGTATCGGGAACTGTTCAAACCCCGTCACGCCGCGATGTGGAAGCGTGCCGAAGAACTGGCCGACGTTAAGGTGATGCTGCACTGTTGTGGAGGGGTTCGCGAACTCCTCGATGATCTGATCGACGCCGGTCTGGATGCCATCAACCCGGTCCAGATTTCATGCAAGGGTATGGATCCGGAAGGATTAAAACGCGATTTCGGGCGAAGAATCACATTCTGGGGGGGAGGATGCGACACGCATCAAACACTGGCGTTTGGCACACCGGCGCAGATCAAAGAACATGTAAGGCAACTCATTCAGATTCTTGCGCCCGGTGGTGGTTTCGTTTTTCAACAGGTCCACAATATTCTGGCAGACGTTCCACCCGAGAACATCGTGGCCATGTTTGAAGCTGCCTACGAGTTCGGGGCCTACGAATCGTTAAAGAATGCTCAATCGAAAGTCGTCTCGCGGTCGGCATAG